The following proteins come from a genomic window of Synechococcus sp. BIOS-E4-1:
- a CDS encoding aminotransferase class V-fold PLP-dependent enzyme, with product MAVPSAPSLFGSSRTSSAASTATELSAFASSDALDPQLQRFLEDASARLCEWLGSASQRSPLPALRLLPEAFPEQQGVGADRLLDDLQQLMDGAYQPNHPGALAHLDPPPNTASIAAELICAGLNNNLLAEELSPSLSQLERQLCSWFAARFELPDGAGGVAASGGSLSNLTALVTARHRMGLDHDPNAVILISDDAHVSLEKAARVMGLRPDGIRRVPVDSQGCMRIADLQEHLQGLKQHNRPCIAVVATAGTTVRGAIDPIPSLAQLCRDQGLWLHVDGAIGAVFALCPHTSQLMAGLGQADSITVNPQKLLGIAKTSSLLLVRDQSALQETFHTGLPYMEPAFAVAHGGELGLQGSRPAEILKLWLGLRQLGEQGINAVIEKALLRRQRLEQGLDPAVLEITSGPLHLLACAPLGADPARCDQWTAAVRKRLLDRQIMVSRPVHQGRHRIKVVLGNPHTSNTLIDQLAADLNDCSRELV from the coding sequence ATGGCTGTTCCTTCCGCACCCTCCTTGTTCGGATCCTCCAGGACTTCATCGGCGGCATCGACTGCGACGGAACTGTCCGCATTTGCCTCTTCAGATGCACTGGATCCGCAGTTGCAGCGGTTCCTGGAGGACGCCAGCGCTCGTCTGTGTGAATGGCTCGGGTCAGCTTCCCAGCGATCTCCGCTGCCGGCTTTGCGGTTGCTTCCAGAGGCTTTCCCCGAGCAACAGGGTGTGGGTGCGGATCGCCTGCTGGACGACCTTCAGCAGTTGATGGATGGTGCTTACCAGCCCAATCATCCAGGAGCCCTTGCGCATCTGGATCCTCCTCCCAACACAGCATCGATCGCGGCAGAACTGATCTGTGCGGGACTCAACAACAATCTGCTGGCGGAGGAGCTCTCACCGAGTCTCAGTCAACTGGAGCGTCAGCTCTGCAGCTGGTTCGCTGCCCGTTTTGAATTGCCTGATGGCGCTGGCGGTGTCGCCGCGAGCGGTGGCTCCCTCAGCAATCTCACCGCCCTGGTCACCGCGCGACATCGGATGGGGCTGGACCATGACCCCAATGCGGTGATTCTGATCAGTGATGACGCTCACGTGTCACTTGAGAAGGCTGCAAGGGTCATGGGGCTCAGGCCTGACGGCATTCGACGTGTGCCTGTTGATTCTCAGGGATGCATGCGGATTGCAGATCTGCAAGAACATCTGCAGGGGCTGAAGCAGCACAACCGGCCCTGCATCGCCGTGGTGGCGACGGCGGGCACGACCGTGCGTGGAGCCATCGATCCAATTCCTTCTCTGGCTCAGCTCTGCAGGGACCAGGGTCTGTGGCTGCACGTGGATGGTGCGATTGGCGCTGTCTTTGCCCTCTGCCCTCACACTTCGCAGCTGATGGCAGGGCTTGGCCAGGCTGATTCCATCACGGTGAATCCTCAGAAGCTGCTCGGAATCGCCAAGACCTCCTCTCTGCTGTTGGTGCGTGATCAGTCAGCTCTCCAGGAGACATTTCACACTGGGCTTCCCTACATGGAGCCCGCCTTCGCTGTTGCCCATGGCGGTGAACTGGGCCTGCAGGGAAGTCGTCCCGCTGAGATCCTCAAGCTCTGGCTTGGGTTACGACAACTGGGTGAGCAGGGGATCAATGCTGTGATCGAGAAAGCTCTGTTGAGACGTCAGCGCCTGGAACAGGGTCTTGATCCTGCGGTCCTGGAGATCACCTCAGGCCCGCTGCATCTGCTCGCCTGCGCTCCGCTTGGAGCGGATCCAGCGCGTTGCGATCAATGGACAGCTGCCGTGCGAAAACGGCTGCTCGATCGGCAGATCATGGTGTCCAGACCAGTCCATCAAGGACGGCATCGCATCAAAGTTGTGCTGGGCAATCCCCACACCTCCAATACGCTCATCGACCAACTGGCTGCCGACCTGAACGACTGTTCACGGGAGCTGGTGTGA